A genomic window from Punica granatum isolate Tunisia-2019 chromosome 2, ASM765513v2, whole genome shotgun sequence includes:
- the LOC116194633 gene encoding putative inactive cadmium/zinc-transporting ATPase HMA3 produces MDEQKKASRSEGSAAAAAKKLQKSYFDVLGLCCSSEIPLIENILKQLDGVKDVSVIIASRTVIVVHDSILVSQTQIVNALNQSRLEANIKMKGDGSHKKKWPSPYAIASGLLLLLSFLKYVYRPLGWLALGAVAVGIIPIGLRAMAAIRNIRLDINVLALIAVTGTIAMHDYLEAATIVFLFSIADWLQSMASHKARAAMSSLMSVAPQKATIAETGEEVDVDEVKLNTILAVKAGEVIPIDGIVVDGKSEVDEKTLTGESFPVSKERDFSVWAGTMNLNGYISVRTTALAEDCVVAKMAKLVEEAQSKKSRIQRFIDRFAQYYTPAIVFVFLCVMVIPIALRVRNRDYWVELALVVLVSGCPCALVLSTPVATFCALTRAARSGLLIKGGDYLETLSKIKTVAFDKTGTITKGEFLVTEFKVLCTEISRDTLLYWVSSIESKSSHPLAASVVQYGRSSGIVPKPEDVEDFQNFPGEGIYGRIDERDFFIGNKKIATKAGSQIVPNSGGDNAMGGKTVGYIYLGADLVGMFSLSDECRTGVIEAIRELKSRNIRTVMLTGDCQAAAMNAQNQLGNALDQVYAELLPEDKSKIIQQLQTNGRTAMVGDGINDAPALATSDIGISMGISGSALATETGHVILMSNDIRKIPKAINLARRAHRKVTENVFLSFLTRVAILALAFAGHPLVWAAVLADTGTCLLVIMNSMLLLRGQHKHRHVQKCSRQSCGAPKEQRCICDDISSDQNHQQCCNEKSCTSSVLPPVHPHHPHESKGKVQQNCCESTKCTSKQRCTGQKVSCEPRSCSSVQKSARECHPSQFTTSEGEIIEIPSSGRKQGCCTGNSTAPNRAQSESGTINAANHSSESAPSCCSGNKCSKSPTPKTNVVHAVSDGIGDADRCCSRNCDTVRGKAMTCCTTNDLEKNLHAPASTCRPIHGGHCDQTHYSDEQRTSCGLQGCASPGPHCERDCSLPNELGPHHTEIATALHACCSLENREIGGCCRSYMKECCKSHHGHLGHHGFGGCLTEIIID; encoded by the exons ATGGATGAGCAGAAGAAGGCCAGTAGATCAGAAGGATCTGCTGCCGCGGCTGCCAAGAAGCTGCAGAAGAGCTACTTTGACGTGCTGGGACTGTGCTGCTCATCGGAGATTCCGCTGATAGAGAACATTCTCAAACAGCTCGATGGGGTCAAGGATGTGTCCGTCATCATCGCATCTCGGACCGTCATCGTAGTCCATGACAGTATCCTTGTTTCACAGACCCAGATAG TGAACGCACTGAACCAATCTAGGCTAGAGGCGAACATCAAGATGAAAGGCGATGGAAGCCACAAGAAGAAGTGGCCGAGCCCTTACGCAATTGCTTCCGGTCTATTGCTCTTACTGTCATTCCTGAAGTACGTATATCGCCCGCTGGGGTGGCTCGCCCTCGGAGCCGTTGCTGTTGGCATCATCCCTATTGGTTTGAGAGCCATGGCGGCCATACGGAATATCCGGCTAGACATCAATGTCCTCGCCCTCATTGCAG TGACTGGGACGATCGCAATGCATGATTATTTGGAAGCTGCAACCATTGTGTTTCTGTTTTCGATTGCTGATTGGCTCCAATCAATGGCCAGCCACAAG GCAAGAGCTGCAATGTCGTCTTTGATGAGCGTAGCCCCACAGAAGGCAACAATTGCAGAGACAGGAGAAGAAGTAGATGTCGATGAGGTTAAACTGAACACCATTTTAGCTGTTAAGGCCGGTGAAGTGATTCCGATTGACGGGATCGTAGTTGATGGAAAATCTGAAGTTGATGAGAAAACTTTGACGGGAGAGTCTTTCCCAGTTTCCAAGGAAAGGGACTTCTCTGTTTGGGCAGGCACCATGAACCTCAATG GATACATTAGTGTAAGAACCACTGCCCTGGCCGAAGACTGTGTGGTGGCAAAAATGGCAAAACTTGTAGAGGAAGCCCAGAGCAAGAAATCGAGAATTCAGAGATTCATCGACAGGTTCGCACAGTACTACACCCCTG CCATCGTGTTCGTATTTCTATGCGTCATGGTGATTCCCATTGCTTTACGTGTTCGGAATCGAGACTACTGGGTTGAACTGGCTTTGGTAGTCTTAGTAAGCGGATGTCCCTGTGCACTGGTTTTGTCCACCCCAGTGGCCACTTTCTGTGCCCTGACAAGAGCAGCGAGATCTGGCCTTCTGATTAAAGGCGGAGATTATCTTGAAACTCTTTCTAAGATCAAAACCGTGGCGTTCGACAAGACTGGTACTATTACAAAAGGCGAGTTTTTGGTGACAGAATTTAAGGTACTCTGCACAGAAATAAGCCGCGACACACTTCTCTACTG GGTTTCGAGCATCGAGAGCAAGTCTAGTCATCCATTGGCAGCTTCAGTTGTGCAATATGGCAGGTCCTCTGGGATTGTACCAAAGCCAGAAGACGTTGAGGACTTCCAAAACTTTCCTGGTGAAGGGATCTATGGAAGGATTGATGAAAGAGATTTCTTCATCGGTAACAAGAAGATAGCCACCAAAGCTGGCTCTCAAATTG TTCCGAATTCAGGAGGAGACAATGCAATGGGAGGGAAAACAGTAGGATATATATACTTGGGAGCAGACCTTGTTGGCATGTTCAGTCTGTCCGATGAGTGTCGAACAGGGGTTATTGAGGCAATTAGAGAGCTTAAGTCGAGAAATATTCGAACTGTAATGCTAACAGGAGATTGCCAAGCAGCAGCAATGAATGCACAAAATCAG CTAGGCAATGCCCTTGACCAAGTCTATGCTGAACTTCTCCCTGAAGACAAGTCGAAAATCATCCAACAACTTCAAACAAATGGACGGACCGCCATGGTGGGAGACGGTATTAATGATGCGCCGGCATTGGCAACTTCTGACATCGGCATTTCAATGGGTATATCAGGCTCTGCACTTGCAACTGAAACCGGGCATGTGATTTTAATGTCAAATGACATCAGGAAGATACCAAAAGCCATAAACCTTGCGAGGAGAGCCCACAGGAAAGTGACTGAGAATGTCTTCCTGTCTTTCCTCACGAGGGTGGCCATCCTTGCACTGGCTTTTGCCGGCCATCCACTTGTTTGGGCGGCGGTTCTGGCTGACACAGGAACGTGCCTACTCGTGATAATGAACAGCATGCTCTTGTTGCGAGGGCAACACAAACATAGGCATGTGCAGAAGTGTTCCAGACAGTCATGTGGGGCTCCAAAAGAGCAGAGATGCATTTGCGATGACATCTCATCGGATCAGAATCATCAGCAATGCTGCAATGAGAAAAGCTGCACTTCTTCAGTTTTACCTCCGGTCCACCCTCATCACCCCCATGAGTCAAAGGGCAAGGTGCAACAGAATTGCTGTGAGTCGACAAAGTGTACTTCCAAGCAAAGATGTACGGGACAAAAAGTTTCTTGTGAGCCAAGAAGCTGTAGTTCTGTCCAGAAAAGTGCCAGAGAGTGCCATCCGAGCCAGTTCACCACAAGTGAAGGTGAGATTATCGAGATTCCAAGCTCTGGTAGGAAGCAAGGGTGTTGCACCGGCAATAGCACCGCACCTAACCGGGCCCAGTCTGAATCTGGGACTATTAACGCTGCTAACCATTCCTCGGAGAGTGCCCCGAGCTGTTGCTCAGGGAACAAATGCTCAAAGTCCCCAACCCCAAAGACCAATGTTGTTCACGCCGTAAGTGATGGCATAGGCGATGCAGACCGTTGCTGTTCCAGAAACTGTGACACGGTGAGGGGAAAAGCCATGACATGCTGTACCACCAATGATCTGGAGAAAAACCTTCACGCCCCTGCATCTACATGTAGGCCGATTCATGGGGGCCACTGTGATCAGACCCATTACAGTGACGAGCAGAGAACTTCATGCGGGTTGCAGGGTTGTGCTAGTCCAGGACCCCACTGTGAAAGGGACTGTAGTTTACCGAATGAACTGGGTCCCCATCACACCGAGATAGCGACAGCTCTGCATGCTTGCTGCAGTCTGGAGAACAGAGAGATTGGCGGTTGTTGCAGGAGCTACATGAAGGAATGTTGCAAGAGCCATCATGGCCATTTGGGACATCATGGATTCGGAGGATGCTTGACTGAAATAATTATTGACTAG